The genomic stretch TTCAACTCCCCCTCTCCTTACACATATCGGAATGACGCCAAATGACTCACCATGATGTCTTCTTCGCCCTCCACAACTACCAATTTGTTATTGACCAAAAATTTAATCCTTTGATTGAGCATTGACGATATGTATCCATGGTCGCCCAGGTAAGCAATTTGTTATTGACCAAAAATTTAATCCTTTGATTGAGCATTGAGCATTGACGATATGTATCCATGGTCGCCCAGGTAATCAATCCTTCCTCTTTAACTTCATTGACGATATGTCCATCACGAAGAAGGTGATGAAGAAAGTATGGGGGAATATTTTGATGGGAAGATCTACTTTGCCAATTATTGTTCACCTTGACCCATCAAACGCCCTTACCACTAGCTCGCTCGGCTTCATCACAAGTCCCTCAATAATCAATTTTGTAAGAGAACTGTTGGGCATTATGTTGAGAGAGAAGCCAGTGTCTACCAAAACCCTTGACAACATAATGTATACACACTAAATAGAGATACGCAAGGCATTGTTATGGTTCCTTCCCTCGGTGGGGATATCTTCATCACTGAATCCCAGGCTCATACATATAGATATGTTATTGACCACTCCCTCAAATTGGAAAACAAAGATATCTTGCGGCACGTGGGCTATTTTTAGAAATTTGACCAAGGAATCTCGATATGCTTCAGAGTACATAAGAAGAGACAACATGgagatcttggatggtgtttggTTGAGTTGTTCAACCATTTTATAGTCACTTCTCCTTATTATGCATAATAATTCGTCTACCTCATTGGCTGGTAGAGAATCTTGCCTTTGTTGGGCGTTCTCGATCTATTGGACTTTGTCTTGGGTCGAGGGACCTCTATTTTCAACAGGGAGAGATATGGGATCAAAGATTCTTCCACTTCAAGTGACCCCACCGATACCGGCTTTGCTCACTATTGGTTTGTCAGTTGTTCGGGGCTTCTCTTGCATTTTCTGGCCATGGATATAGACTGCGGAGTCGTACACCCATATAATTGCCTTTGTGTCATTATAGGGAAACGACGTTGGGACTGTTATCACCATAGGAGTAATGGGAGCTACAAATAGGGTCATCTAAGAAAAATTGTATGGTATCTACAAAGGTATAACTTCATCATACGATATTTCAAGTGTGGATACTTTTTCAATTATGGAGGGACGGTCTATCAACAATATCGCTTGGTCCATTAGGTTTTGTATGGTAGATTTCAAAATTCTGCATTCTTGTGGGTCAATCAAACACTGTTCACAGGTTATAGTAAAGACAAGAAATGTATTACTTTTCATCAACACATCCTTTATCTCAATGAGTGGAGTTTTCAGTTCATCGAAAGAGGTTAATAGTCTTCTTCCATTGTCCATCTCTACCATGTTCACGTTTGTCTTGTCGTGAGGAGGCATGGGATTATTGCTTACATTCAGGCTGTTAGGCGCAAATGTAATTGCCTTTGAATCGATTAAATATTTCACCTTGTACATTAGGGCCTTACAGTTTTCTATGGAATGGCCGGGAGCGCCAGAGTGGAACTCGCACCGGGCATTCACATTGTAGCTGGGAGGAAGAACTATTGGGGATGGCCCTAACTCCCTTAATTGTACTAGTGATCCTCTCAACAGATATGGTAGGATGTGACTATATGGCATCCGAACTGGATCAAACCTTCTCTCAGGTCTTCTttgtctttgttgttgttgttgctactGATAACatggttgttgttggtaacactgttgaggttgttgttgaattggtattgtgaaaggtttttgttgttattgttggACTGGAGCCACGATGGCCACTTGTTGATACGAGACACGATATGTCGTGGATCTTGTTTTTATTACTACGATAGAATTCATTTCCCCTTCTCTTTTCTTCCCATACGTGACAAAAGGTTTCTTGACAACACCAGATGTGCTTGCGGAATTCTGGATTTTCCCCATTTTTATCATGTTTTCAATTCTCTCGCCAGCCAAAACCATGTCAGAAAAGCCTGAGGATGTACTCCCTACCATCCTATCTAGATATGGGCCTTGCAGGTtgcccatgaacatatccaccaaCTCTCGTTCAAGCAAAGGAGGTTATACTCTAGTCGCTAGCTCTctccacctttgagcatattcCTTGTAGGTGTCCTCAGACGTTTGCATCAAATTTTGCAACTGCATGCAATTTGGCGCCATATAAGTATTGTACTGATAATGCTTGAGGAACGCTTTAGCCATTTCTCTCCATGTGCAGATGTGGGTACCTTCTAGTTGCATGTACCAATCCAATGATGCTTCACTCAACGAATCTTGAAAGAAGTTCATAAGGAGTCGATCATCGTCAAAATAGGCGGTCATCTTGCGACAATAAGCTTGAATGTGAGTTCTTGGATCGCTAGCtcctttatatttttcaaaatcagggaccttgaatttagAGGGAATGACCACGCCAGGAACTAAGCACATTTCGGCAGCATCGAGACCTAGAGTGTTAGTACTTTCCATCGCTCTCAGCTTCTCTTTGATGGCTTTGACTTTCTTCTCCACCTCGTTGGTACGAGGGCCAAAAGCTTCATACATGGAGGCAGCCCTAGGGATGAAGAAAGCATCTTGTTGGTCATGTATCTCAATAACGGGAAGATTGATAGTAGCCGGAGGGACACCGTCGGGTGAACCTATTGGAATATGATATGGAGGGTTGCTTTGAGGAGGAGGCAATGGATTATCTACCACTAGAGGATTAGGAGGAGGGTTGACAGTGTGAGTATGTTGATTCATTTCCTCTTGCATTTTGGCCATAATTTCCTGACCTCGTGCAACTGCTTGAATTGTCTCCATCAACTGCCCCATTTGGGACATTACATGGGACACCTCTTCTTGTAGCGCAACTTCATTTTGTTCGAGTTGATCCATTACTGCTTGCTGATGTTGACGTGTGTTATACTAATGTCGAGAATTCAGTTTGGAGGCATCGTTTATGATAAGAAAAAAGGGTGGGCAATGAGTTTTTgctttatgttttttttttaaatgcaaatgatgcatgaatgtttTTTTTGTTAATGTAAAGCTCTTTAGTTATTCATGTTGTCTTATTTCAAGAAATACTTAACAATTTACATTTGCAATCAAGAATAAAGGAAAGCACATATAATGAATCATAAAAGCTCCATTCGTCCTTTGATGGGAATCATAGTAAATTACAAATACATGGGAATTGCAAAATTAAGTGgttgagacatagacctcaattgaTCCATATCAACATTttacttatactgcttgacaaaggtcttgcctaagtcattgaaagtacggatgcTAGCACTGGCCAGGCCCGTATACCATCTAAGGGCAGCTCTAGTTAAAATGTCTTGGAAGTAGTAaatcagcagctgatcattatcagtttgagtaaACATTTTCCTAGCATAAATAACAAGATGGCTCAACGGAAAAGtattccctttatatttttcaaagtctgggacctggaatttcaccggaattttgacgttgggaaccaaacagagttcagcagcactttttccaaacaaatctttccctctcagagtcttcaattcTTTGCGCAGGTCAAGGAATTGATttttcatctcatccatctttttATAGACATATGGAACTtcagacggctcaaaatgatagataGTCTCCTCATCACGAGGAAGAGTATGAATGATAGGAGGAGGtactgacatgaccgggctagatgtcgaAAGAGAAACAAAcgtgggtgcatacccttcaggcacaaaatttggtggcattccccaagaGAATCCAGCAGGCATATCAGGAACAGACTGGCTAGCAGCAGCAATAGGAACAGTTGATGAAACAATTTAtgagatgacagtcctctaaggaggaggagttacaggaGACGGTGACGGATGGTTCTGAGCAGCAATCACGGATTCCATCAGCGCCATAAGTCTAGCGATCTTATCTTTCATCTCACTattctctttctctagatgctccattcttTGCGGTCGATTAGCTCGAGTTATGTAGTGGTGAGTCGGCTTGGTTGATGCACTGAAGAAGAATTGATAAGACACCTGGcggaagaaacctgttatgcaaatgatgcatgaaatgcaatgtttttttttattatttctaatttcaaggaatatatgaagtctcatttgcaaatatatattcaattaataataacaattaATACTAATAATTcgattgaccataaaatctctttttattcacaaaattggaaggattacactaagtacaattttAAAAACCgaagtacaaatacaagagaaaaggaaactatcatcctaaggatccctagcaacctcatcagatgatctggatatgggtgcatacttccttcggatgctTCGAATCTCTGACTCAAAAGATGTATTCATCCGAGGCTTATTGAGGactagctgatcaacaatcttcttccaagcactggaaggctgaggcatactagaggcAAATAAACCatctggctctctctgtctcttcactgcatGGTCTTtaagaatctcaataagtgcatccttgtctttagactcaagctgcaactcctcatgctttcggttcaaagcatggaaccgctcttcccacaaatctctctcttgcttcatcttggcaagtgcgtcttcaaactcctctacatcttggttagggagagttgataGCTCAGCCACAACCGcagacataggtctctcacaagcatacgacatcttgAACTCTaaatctctcttcttcatccaaataatgtaagcttccaaagtcacacagttgcgtggaccaagctcagatcttcctttcctatgcacattgcGCCAAGCACGCACCATCCTActcttcaaaagttggggatctttaccctcttgatataatagaccttctaactgagtgttattaggcttatctctcaaggggaacccaagttgacgacgggccaatattgggttgtagttaattcctccttgtgtaccaatgagatgcacattagagaattcaccacaactatcaataatttCCAAGATgcccaatgcagaatcataccaaacaatatcatcattagtgagagacataagtctctgggaccatcgtagacattgtcGATTCTCCACGAAAGCAGGAttctgaggcaagtgcgaaataaaccacttgtacagaagaggaacacaacacacaatagtcccaccacctttaaaattcctcaaatgcaaagagaaatacatgtcacccaacagagttggaattggattcccaatcaagaatattctaatggcgttaacatcaacaaaactgtcaatgttagggaacaaggctaaacgATAAATGAGCAATAccaagatagcttcaaaagcatccatgctaccagcttgagcaaaaaTAATAGCTCTATCAATGAGAAACTCATAAGTCAAACCAAGAATTCATCCCTTCTTCACCAGATGAGCACCAATCTCAGATttctttagatgaagagcttcagctatgacatgagatctcgggatctcctccaatccactgaaaggcaccttgtcagatacgggtatacctaagagatgggcatactcctccaacatgCGCACGagctgatagtcgggaaaagtgaagcaccggtagagagggtTATAGAACGGAACGAAAACACTTAGAAGTCCctcaaccacatcagtagataaccagacaagagcttcccatgatgttgcttgaattccaagggatctaatacaaaggatgacaactttcttagctctttcaaatcaagacttctgaaattgtacttcttagtgctccttcgtccataatccatggtctgaaaatatttgcaaataagaacttagtttccttgaaatttattcttctatgatgaatgtcatgatgcgtATGTATGCAtaaatgcaacaatcacaaacaagggatcacacacaagacaaacacaaacgtaggtcaagggatggatcaagtcatcatcaagatcaatcatttgttttggtggattatggctttcaccttatcaacacctaagttccattgatatttacaagacttgatcggatcaaccaagaatcaaagggtttattaTGAGTCATGAGCATagagtcaggttaagaaccatcccaaaggagtgtactaagggtaaaaacctgtagatcatgttctataAAAGTGCCCAaagtcttaatcccatctatcaaacattataggttaggatggctgactcatcaacccataatattctcaagagaaactcgtatgagtatagtatcgcgtaacaactgttatcaagtctacacttgaacagtctccgcactacatcctaaatatgccatgttgggttaaatgttctacggccctcagcttctcgaaccccaaatcaaagaaagtaatgtctatccacaaataacttgtgtgacattagtaactctaaagaggtctccacttagtagattggactcaagccaacttgttaaggactactccacacaagttgaacatgactataccatcctcctatcttaattgcactcaagttcgggttagaatttatctcaccacttagagatcaccaagcacaacaaacaaattatatcacacaaacaatatatacaaacatcaaatatacaaatatatactcataaaaaagtaggataaacccactgaggacttttccctagtagagtctccacttaatttctgtagcggtaaattcgtgacaatcaagctatggataaacttgacgtcaataaaaccagagtcgtcaccgcgcttttattgtttccaaaggaaaagggaaaagtacgaacaaaacctaaaggtaagaagttttcaaatcaaaactaataaaatgcctgagattataggtaaggcggttggttacacagaggggaggtgttagctcccaaaatgtcctaggtactcctagggagccctttttttgtgcaagtgatttggtctaaatgatgtttgataaaaagGGAATGAggggatgggaaaagaattcattgattatatttttgtgtttgacaagacctttggtcttatgcatacatgccaacataaaaatgagggataaaaacctcgtaattcatggtaaaaatttcaaagaagttggtgaattgattttaacaaaggtTTAAATGGAAAGGCAtaaaaggccaaagatttgaatggggttgttaattctttttgtcttttgaaatttaagtcaatatggttaagtttatttacaaatttaatttaagaaaatgtttaaaaattcaatggcatagagccaaagtttctaatcattaaaacagatctaagtttgaaatcacaagcaaagaaagattttaaaaagagggagagattttgaaattaaagaagtgggaggagatgaagagactaccctaagcaaaaatttaaaagttaagattGGTAGTATGATTGGTAGTCTGCTTCATCTTACAGCTAGCAAACATGACATTACATTTGTGGTAGGcgtttgtgctagatatcaatCGGAACCCAAAATGATTCATATTACTCAAGTGAAAAGGATTCTGAAGTATATCAATGGAACTAGTGAATATGGAATGTTGTATTCTCATAATGCAAACTCCTTGCTTACAGGATACTGTGATGCAGATTGGGCAGACAGTGCTGATGATAGTAAAAGAACCTctggaggatgtttcttcttgggaaataatcttaTATCTTGGTTTAATAAGAATAAAAGTAGTGTGTCCTTATCTACAACTGAGGCTGAATATATTGCAGCAGGAAGTAGTTTCTCTCAATTAATTTGGATGAAAAAACACTAGAA from Lathyrus oleraceus cultivar Zhongwan6 chromosome 7, CAAS_Psat_ZW6_1.0, whole genome shotgun sequence encodes the following:
- the LOC127103890 gene encoding uncharacterized protein LOC127103890, encoding MDQLEQNEVALQEEVSHVMSQMGQLMETIQAVARGQEIMAKMQEEMNQHTHTVNPPPNPLVVDNPLPPPQSNPPYHIPIGSPDGVPPATINLPVIEIHDQQDAFFIPRAASMYEAFGPRTNEVEKKVKAIKEKLRAMESTNTLGLDAAEMCLVPGVVIPSKFKVPDFEKYKGASDPRTHIQAYCRKMTAYFDDDRLLMNFFQDSLSEASLDWYMQLEGTHICTWREMAKAFLKHYQYNTYMAPNCMQLQNLMQTSEDTYKEYAQRWRELATRV